The following proteins come from a genomic window of Halobaculum sp. MBLA0147:
- a CDS encoding ArsR/SmtB family transcription factor, producing MADDGGDEEKAVVDLLSDDYVWAILEATREEAKSVKTISDDCGADRSTIYRRLEQLEDVEFVEDRQELDPDGHHYKSYAANLEAVTVRLEEDDGFDVQVERREEPADRFTRLFEGFK from the coding sequence ATGGCAGACGACGGTGGCGACGAGGAGAAGGCGGTCGTCGACCTGTTGAGCGACGACTACGTCTGGGCGATCCTCGAGGCCACCCGCGAGGAGGCGAAGTCGGTGAAGACGATCAGCGACGACTGCGGAGCCGACCGGTCGACGATCTACCGCCGGCTGGAACAGCTCGAGGACGTGGAGTTCGTCGAGGACCGCCAGGAGCTGGACCCGGACGGCCACCACTACAAGAGCTACGCGGCGAACTTGGAGGCCGTCACGGTCCGCCTGGAGGAAGACGACGGGTTCGACGTCCAGGTGGAACGCCGCGAAGAGCCCGCAGACCGCTTCACCAGACTGTTCGAGGGGTTCAAATGA
- a CDS encoding DUF4097 family beta strand repeat-containing protein, whose translation MTRRRLLAGGAAAAVTALAGCSGATPFVGQRLEETTTLSVETLSAVTAEVQTGDVTVETADRDDVRLEIVRESSSADVDVSKLELRTERSDGTLSLRSEWTGGDTTFGGRPSMDLTLTVPDSLAVRHLESQTGDVTATDTSGDLRAETQTGDVDVDGVGGTVVAVAQTGDVSVTEPGALGGAETQTGDATVDVPALDGDCEVSCQTGDVDVAVSADLDADLVVETGTGDASVSGLDLVDATREDDRVTGRLGEGGPDLTVESQTGDATVEPL comes from the coding sequence GTGACCAGACGCCGCCTGCTCGCCGGTGGTGCCGCCGCTGCCGTGACGGCACTGGCCGGGTGCAGCGGCGCGACGCCGTTCGTGGGACAGCGCCTCGAAGAGACGACGACCCTCTCGGTCGAGACCCTCTCGGCGGTGACCGCCGAGGTACAGACGGGCGACGTGACCGTCGAGACCGCCGACCGGGACGACGTGCGCCTGGAGATCGTCCGCGAGTCGAGTTCCGCCGACGTGGACGTGTCGAAGCTGGAGCTCCGGACCGAGCGGAGCGACGGGACGCTCTCGCTCCGCTCGGAGTGGACCGGCGGCGACACGACGTTCGGTGGACGCCCGTCGATGGATCTGACACTCACCGTTCCCGACTCGCTGGCGGTGCGGCACCTGGAGTCACAGACGGGTGACGTTACGGCCACGGACACGTCGGGTGACCTGCGAGCGGAGACACAGACCGGCGACGTGGACGTCGACGGCGTCGGCGGCACCGTGGTCGCGGTGGCACAGACCGGCGACGTGTCCGTCACCGAACCCGGGGCACTCGGGGGAGCCGAGACGCAGACCGGCGACGCGACCGTCGACGTGCCCGCACTGGACGGCGACTGCGAGGTCTCGTGTCAGACCGGCGACGTGGATGTCGCGGTCTCGGCGGATCTCGACGCCGACCTGGTGGTCGAGACTGGGACCGGCGACGCCTCCGTCTCCGGACTGGATCTCGTGGACGCGACTCGCGAGGACGACCGCGTCACCGGGCGACTCGGCGAGGGCGGACCCGACCTCACCGTCGAGTCACAGACCGGCGACGCGACCGTCGAACCGCTGTGA
- a CDS encoding SDR family NAD(P)-dependent oxidoreductase, producing the protein MTRWTAADVPPLDGAVVVVTGANSGLGYEGTAVFADAGATVVMACRSTERGERAAREIAADHADVRVVDGETSTAGDRTDEVSDGASSDESTTDHAAGGRLDVRECDLASLDSVAAFAEAVRADYDGVDVLCNNAGLMAIPRRETEDGFEMQLGVNHFGHFALTARLFPALVAAGEADGGVGPAGVGDGPARVVTQSSGAHEQGQMDFEDLHWERGDYSKWGAYGRSKLANLLFAYELDRRLSDADLPVRSVACHPGYAATNLQLRTGEASRIPGAKLGMKLANAVLGQDAATGALPMVYAAVADVAGGAYVGPDGFANMRGYPTVQQSNAASRDETDARRLWEISLEATGVSFPFDEVAVAGAE; encoded by the coding sequence ATGACACGTTGGACGGCAGCAGACGTGCCGCCGCTGGACGGAGCCGTCGTCGTCGTGACGGGGGCCAACAGCGGGCTGGGGTACGAGGGGACGGCGGTGTTCGCGGACGCCGGCGCGACGGTCGTGATGGCCTGTCGGAGCACCGAGCGTGGCGAGCGCGCCGCACGAGAGATCGCCGCCGACCACGCCGACGTGCGAGTGGTCGACGGCGAGACTTCCACGGCGGGCGACCGGACGGACGAAGTGTCGGACGGCGCGTCGAGCGACGAGTCGACGACCGACCACGCGGCCGGCGGTCGACTGGACGTCCGAGAGTGTGACCTCGCGTCGCTCGACTCCGTCGCGGCGTTCGCCGAGGCGGTGCGGGCGGACTACGACGGAGTGGACGTGCTCTGTAACAACGCCGGGCTGATGGCGATTCCGCGCCGCGAGACCGAGGACGGCTTCGAGATGCAACTCGGCGTCAACCACTTCGGCCACTTCGCGCTCACGGCGCGACTGTTCCCGGCACTCGTCGCGGCCGGGGAGGCTGACGGCGGTGTCGGCCCCGCGGGCGTCGGCGACGGGCCGGCACGGGTGGTGACGCAGTCGTCTGGCGCACACGAGCAGGGGCAGATGGACTTCGAGGACCTCCACTGGGAGCGGGGCGACTACTCGAAGTGGGGTGCCTACGGCCGGAGTAAACTCGCGAACCTGCTGTTCGCGTACGAACTCGACCGCCGCCTGTCCGACGCCGACCTGCCGGTCCGCAGCGTCGCCTGTCACCCGGGGTACGCTGCGACCAACCTCCAACTCCGCACCGGCGAAGCGAGTCGGATTCCGGGGGCGAAACTGGGGATGAAGCTCGCGAACGCGGTGTTGGGACAGGACGCCGCCACTGGTGCGCTCCCGATGGTGTACGCCGCGGTCGCAGACGTAGCGGGCGGTGCCTACGTCGGGCCGGACGGCTTCGCGAACATGCGCGGGTACCCGACCGTCCAGCAGTCGAACGCCGCCTCGCGCGACGAGACCGACGCGCGTCGTCTCTGGGAGATCTCGCTGGAGGCGACCGGCGTCTCCTTCCCCTTCGACGAGGTTGCAGTCGCCGGCGCCGAGTGA
- a CDS encoding deoxyribodipyrimidine photo-lyase yields MQVFWHRRDLRIPDNKGLSIAARDGTVVPLFVVDGDVLSEVGKRQRAFFLAGVRELKRRYRSIGSDLVVRSGDASEVVPTVADGLDADRVVWNTHYTPERRARAEAVRDELAGRGIDSDDRTDHVLVSPGRLDDRYPTHGAFHSDWEQVPKPSPWDPDTDSFASLDDETSVPELDADIELPAAGYEAARERFDDFLDRGIYTYNDERDDMAAAVERPTTSVSRMSPYLAAGMIGVRELWADASDTYDAVHGAERKNVDKYRYELSWREHMYHLLYYLPELADTNWKSIPNEIDWREGEDAAADFEAWKRGETGYPLVDAGMRQLDREGYVHNRPRQVVASFLTKHLLIDWRLGARYFRKQLVDHDPASNAGSWQWIASTGTDSVDVRIFDPVSQMGKYDEGADYVTEYVPELRGVDPRTIVDWPTLSADERAEAAPDYADPIVDRNHGWERAERVFEEALGKR; encoded by the coding sequence GTGCAAGTCTTCTGGCACCGACGCGACCTGCGGATCCCCGACAACAAGGGGTTGAGTATCGCGGCCCGCGACGGCACCGTCGTCCCCCTCTTCGTCGTCGACGGCGACGTACTGAGTGAGGTCGGCAAGCGCCAACGAGCCTTCTTCCTCGCGGGCGTCCGGGAGTTGAAGCGCCGCTACCGCTCCATCGGGAGCGACCTCGTGGTGCGGTCGGGCGACGCGAGCGAGGTCGTCCCGACCGTCGCTGACGGACTCGACGCCGACCGCGTCGTCTGGAACACTCACTACACGCCGGAGCGACGCGCCCGCGCCGAGGCGGTCCGCGACGAACTCGCCGGTCGCGGCATCGACAGCGACGACCGCACCGACCACGTCCTCGTCTCACCGGGCCGACTCGACGACCGCTACCCGACGCACGGCGCGTTCCACTCCGACTGGGAGCAGGTGCCGAAACCGTCCCCGTGGGACCCCGACACGGACAGTTTCGCCTCGCTGGACGACGAGACGAGTGTCCCGGAGCTGGACGCCGATATCGAGTTGCCGGCGGCGGGTTACGAGGCGGCACGCGAGCGGTTCGACGACTTCCTGGATCGGGGAATCTACACCTACAACGACGAGCGCGACGACATGGCGGCGGCCGTCGAGCGGCCGACGACGAGCGTCTCCCGGATGTCGCCGTACCTCGCGGCGGGGATGATCGGCGTCAGAGAGCTGTGGGCAGACGCCTCCGACACGTACGACGCCGTCCACGGGGCCGAGCGGAAGAACGTCGACAAGTACCGCTACGAGCTGTCGTGGCGCGAGCACATGTACCACCTGCTGTACTACCTCCCGGAGTTGGCCGACACGAACTGGAAGTCGATCCCGAACGAGATCGACTGGCGCGAGGGGGAAGACGCGGCCGCCGACTTCGAGGCGTGGAAGCGCGGCGAGACGGGGTACCCGCTCGTCGACGCCGGGATGCGGCAACTCGACCGCGAGGGGTACGTCCACAACCGCCCGCGGCAGGTCGTCGCCTCCTTCCTGACGAAACACCTCCTGATCGACTGGCGACTGGGCGCGCGGTACTTCCGGAAACAGTTGGTCGATCACGACCCGGCGTCGAACGCCGGCAGTTGGCAGTGGATCGCCTCGACGGGGACCGACTCCGTCGACGTGCGGATCTTCGACCCCGTCTCTCAGATGGGCAAGTACGACGAGGGCGCCGACTACGTGACGGAGTACGTTCCGGAACTACGCGGCGTCGACCCCCGCACGATCGTCGACTGGCCGACGCTGTCGGCCGACGAGCGGGCCGAGGCCGCCCCGGACTACGCCGATCCCATCGTCGACCGCAACCACGGCTGGGAACGCGCCGAGCGCGTCTTCGAGGAGGCGCTCGGGAAGCGCTGA
- a CDS encoding transporter — MVTRRSGDELNLLDSSLRTVPGTLVSSGLYAISGVVYAVGAGPAAAGRYLFVTLALGLLVRPVTGVARTLQKRGSERGTDVGAYFGLALSTGVGYVAGLALLGWVTLPVLGRGSLFTAALFLPAVAAGATAVLSDTVKALLGAVGYPSYQSWLGGAEQAIRLSTVVVFAAVIDSAAALLWLTVVVRLLTNVPAAVLVGVVPSVPGREELRRAWSFTQWSVVDQVIDKVAYNMPVYVLGVVGTPVAVGVYEAADRFADFGATVAFALSSPLLTKVSGDWSAGRTEYAYLDAMVTGGTGGTFLVLAYVLANAERVARLAFPEAVAAFSATILLVGAVNVLRAGWTLATHALEGVDRPGTGVVTKVVGLAVAVPPTALLARPALAAGWLVPVGAVPTSPAQTVATTLASVLGAGVPGPAATGALAGALGYVTMNLVVSVGVAAYTYRVFGWLPFDARVAGAFLLGGAAAFFASAATAAVTTTLGGGGALAASTGALAALFVYLLVVAAVSPAARVVVVRAVELSRDRVRATYAALGR, encoded by the coding sequence ATGGTGACACGACGCAGCGGGGACGAACTGAACCTGCTCGATAGTTCGCTCCGCACGGTGCCGGGGACGCTGGTGTCCAGTGGCCTCTACGCAATCAGCGGCGTCGTCTACGCCGTCGGCGCGGGGCCGGCGGCCGCCGGGCGCTACCTGTTCGTCACGCTCGCGCTCGGTCTGCTCGTCCGCCCGGTCACCGGCGTCGCGCGCACGCTCCAGAAGCGCGGCAGCGAGCGCGGCACCGACGTGGGTGCGTACTTCGGGCTCGCACTGTCGACGGGCGTCGGCTACGTCGCCGGCCTGGCGCTTCTCGGGTGGGTGACCCTGCCCGTGCTCGGCCGCGGGAGTCTGTTCACGGCGGCGCTGTTCCTCCCCGCGGTGGCGGCCGGCGCGACGGCGGTGCTGTCGGACACCGTGAAGGCGCTGTTGGGGGCGGTCGGCTACCCGAGCTACCAGTCGTGGCTCGGTGGCGCCGAGCAGGCGATCCGGCTGTCGACGGTCGTCGTCTTCGCGGCCGTGATCGACAGCGCCGCGGCGTTGTTGTGGCTCACCGTCGTCGTCAGGCTCCTCACGAACGTCCCGGCGGCGGTTCTCGTCGGCGTCGTCCCGTCGGTGCCCGGTCGCGAGGAACTCCGCCGAGCGTGGTCGTTCACGCAGTGGAGCGTCGTTGACCAGGTGATCGACAAGGTGGCGTACAACATGCCGGTGTACGTGCTCGGCGTCGTCGGGACACCCGTCGCCGTCGGCGTCTACGAGGCGGCCGACCGCTTCGCCGACTTCGGCGCGACGGTGGCGTTCGCGCTCTCCTCGCCGCTGCTCACGAAGGTGAGCGGCGACTGGTCGGCCGGGCGCACGGAGTACGCGTACCTCGACGCGATGGTGACCGGGGGCACCGGCGGCACGTTCCTGGTGTTGGCGTACGTGCTCGCGAACGCCGAACGCGTGGCGCGGCTCGCCTTCCCGGAGGCCGTCGCGGCGTTCTCGGCGACGATCCTCCTCGTCGGGGCGGTGAACGTGCTCCGTGCCGGGTGGACGCTGGCGACACACGCCCTGGAGGGTGTCGACAGACCCGGGACGGGCGTCGTGACGAAGGTCGTCGGACTCGCGGTCGCGGTGCCGCCGACGGCGCTGCTCGCGAGACCCGCACTCGCCGCCGGGTGGCTCGTCCCCGTGGGTGCCGTGCCGACCAGTCCCGCACAGACGGTGGCGACGACGCTCGCGAGCGTGCTCGGGGCGGGTGTGCCGGGGCCGGCCGCGACGGGCGCACTCGCGGGGGCGCTGGGGTACGTCACGATGAACCTCGTGGTGAGCGTCGGCGTCGCGGCGTACACGTACCGCGTGTTCGGGTGGCTCCCGTTCGACGCTCGTGTCGCGGGTGCGTTCCTGCTCGGCGGCGCGGCGGCGTTCTTCGCCTCGGCGGCGACGGCTGCCGTGACGACCACTCTCGGCGGTGGCGGCGCCCTCGCGGCGTCGACGGGCGCGCTCGCTGCCCTCTTCGTCTACCTGCTGGTCGTGGCGGCCGTCTCGCCGGCCGCTCGGGTCGTGGTCGTCCGCGCCGTCGAACTCTCACGCGACAGGGTGCGGGCGACGTACGCGGCACTCGGACGGTGA
- a CDS encoding bacteriorhodopsin, which translates to MVTAQTVALAVGAVGMLVGVGIWWRLWTADDTDREAGQFAWLLVIPGAAAVAYALMAAGVGTITVSGVAVPVPRYVDWLVTTPVLIGYVAYVAGASRRAIAATVAVDAAMIVIGFAGVLTTGTLRVVAFALSSLCYVGLLYALYGVFPASARAQSGERERLFEVLQNHVGLLWVAYPVVWAAGPLGFGYVETLGVTLLVTFMDVMAKTPYVYFAAVHRRAFLDEATDGTPDGRVAVDTPTDESREVDVADGDGVTTAD; encoded by the coding sequence GTGGTGACCGCACAGACCGTCGCGCTGGCGGTCGGTGCTGTCGGGATGCTCGTCGGGGTCGGGATCTGGTGGCGCCTCTGGACCGCCGACGACACCGACCGCGAGGCGGGGCAGTTCGCGTGGCTGCTCGTGATCCCCGGTGCCGCCGCGGTGGCGTACGCGCTGATGGCCGCGGGTGTGGGGACGATCACGGTCTCGGGTGTCGCAGTTCCCGTGCCGCGGTACGTCGACTGGCTGGTGACGACGCCGGTGTTGATCGGCTACGTCGCCTACGTGGCTGGGGCGTCGCGGCGGGCGATCGCGGCCACGGTCGCGGTCGACGCGGCGATGATCGTGATCGGCTTCGCCGGCGTGTTGACGACCGGGACGCTCAGAGTCGTCGCCTTCGCACTCTCGTCGCTGTGTTACGTCGGGCTGTTGTACGCACTGTACGGCGTGTTCCCGGCGTCGGCGCGGGCACAGTCAGGTGAGCGGGAGCGGCTGTTCGAGGTGCTACAGAACCACGTCGGGCTACTGTGGGTCGCGTACCCGGTGGTCTGGGCTGCCGGGCCGCTCGGGTTCGGCTACGTCGAGACACTCGGCGTGACCCTGCTCGTCACGTTCATGGACGTGATGGCGAAGACACCGTACGTCTACTTCGCGGCCGTCCACCGGCGCGCCTTCCTCGACGAGGCGACGGACGGCACACCGGACGGGCGAGTGGCCGTCGACACGCCGACAGACGAGAGTCGCGAGGTGGACGTGGCCGACGGCGACGGCGTCACGACGGCGGACTGA
- a CDS encoding methyl-accepting chemotaxis protein, whose translation MTLVRDRYGAKLATGYLGVGAVILATGVVTDSVAATVLAGLVGLLVLGSITGTTTLATLRFLERRTAAIADGELETRVETTRSDEFGRTAASVERMRQTLADRIEAAERAREEAQAAREEADEIAAQHQAIAEQYAETMAAAATGDLSQRVDVTSVDATTESTAMEVIGEQFNATVDELEDALGDVSGFADTVADGSAEVRVAAEQIDEEAGAVADATRETLSAVDDQREQLEEATAEMNDLSATAEEIAATTDEVARDAESAADAATEAQEAATTAIETVETVQREMADAVQRIERVDERTAEITEVVEIIADIADQTNMLALNASIEAARAGGDGGGGGDAGDGFAVVADEVKSLAEETGEQADAIGETIDELREETRAATDQIATTNESLTEGVETTREAVTQIETISESVARIDDGVGEISGATDEQAETTQRLTTKVDRVAAVGDQVSDATEDIVSATEVAGDAVADVITRSEEFETQTEQLADRLDAFEVDAEAVSDGPDEGGGSAPGRGPDDTPAPSSGGPDAVVRSDGGERSW comes from the coding sequence ATGACACTCGTTCGGGACCGGTACGGCGCGAAGCTCGCGACCGGGTACCTCGGCGTCGGGGCGGTGATCCTGGCGACCGGGGTCGTGACGGACAGCGTCGCCGCGACGGTGTTGGCGGGGCTGGTCGGACTCCTGGTACTCGGGTCGATCACCGGGACGACGACACTGGCGACGCTGCGGTTCCTCGAACGCCGGACGGCGGCGATCGCCGACGGCGAGTTAGAGACACGCGTCGAGACGACACGTAGCGACGAGTTCGGACGGACGGCGGCGTCGGTCGAGCGGATGCGTCAGACGCTGGCCGACCGGATCGAGGCGGCCGAGCGGGCCCGCGAGGAGGCGCAAGCGGCACGCGAGGAGGCCGACGAGATCGCCGCACAACATCAGGCCATCGCCGAACAGTACGCGGAGACGATGGCCGCCGCGGCGACGGGTGACCTCTCACAGCGCGTCGACGTGACCAGCGTCGACGCCACGACGGAGTCGACCGCGATGGAGGTGATCGGCGAGCAGTTCAACGCCACCGTCGACGAGCTGGAGGACGCACTCGGCGACGTGTCTGGTTTCGCCGACACGGTCGCGGACGGCTCGGCCGAGGTGCGAGTCGCCGCCGAGCAGATCGACGAGGAGGCTGGGGCGGTCGCCGACGCGACGCGCGAGACGCTGTCGGCGGTCGACGACCAACGCGAGCAACTGGAGGAGGCGACCGCGGAGATGAACGACCTCTCGGCGACCGCCGAGGAGATCGCGGCGACCACGGACGAGGTGGCACGCGACGCCGAGTCCGCCGCGGACGCGGCGACGGAGGCGCAGGAGGCGGCGACGACCGCCATCGAGACGGTCGAGACCGTCCAACGAGAGATGGCCGACGCCGTCCAGCGGATCGAGCGCGTCGACGAGCGCACCGCCGAGATCACGGAGGTCGTGGAGATCATCGCCGACATCGCCGACCAGACGAACATGCTGGCGTTGAACGCCTCCATCGAGGCTGCACGCGCCGGCGGCGACGGCGGCGGTGGCGGCGACGCGGGCGACGGGTTCGCCGTCGTCGCCGACGAGGTGAAGAGTCTCGCCGAGGAGACCGGCGAGCAGGCGGACGCCATCGGCGAGACGATCGACGAGTTGCGCGAGGAGACGCGGGCGGCGACGGACCAGATCGCGACCACCAACGAGTCACTCACCGAGGGTGTCGAGACGACCCGCGAGGCGGTCACCCAGATCGAGACGATCTCCGAGTCCGTCGCCCGGATCGACGACGGCGTCGGCGAGATCAGCGGTGCGACGGACGAACAGGCGGAGACGACCCAACGGCTCACCACGAAGGTCGACCGCGTCGCCGCCGTCGGCGACCAGGTGAGTGACGCGACCGAGGACATCGTCTCGGCGACCGAAGTGGCGGGCGACGCGGTCGCAGACGTGATCACCCGCTCGGAGGAGTTCGAGACGCAGACGGAGCAGTTGGCCGACCGTCTCGACGCCTTCGAGGTGGACGCCGAGGCAGTGAGTGACGGACCGGACGAGGGCGGTGGCAGCGCACCGGGTAGGGGTCCAGACGACACCCCCGCGCCGAGTTCGGGCGGACCGGACGCAGTGGTGCGGTCCGACGGGGGTGAGCGCTCGTGGTGA
- a CDS encoding zinc-dependent alcohol dehydrogenase family protein, with product MRAAVYHGPGDIRVEEVPKPEIEEPTDAIVKVTHTAVCGSDLWFYEGDSDRDAGSRVGHEPMGVVEEVGDDVTRVQPGDRVLAPFRISCGQCEFCRKGLHTSCVNGDGWSGDNGGGQGEYVRSRHADGTLVRVPDRYADDEETLRSLLPLTDVMGTGHHAAVSAGVEAGDDCVVIGDGAVGLCGVLAARRLGARRIVAVGHHEDRLELAEEFGATDIVVGGGDTDDGEAALAATDGGVDHVLECVGAASAMETATTVCRPGGTIGYVGVPHGMSEGLDLFDFFGPNITLAGGVAPVRAYAEELMADVLGGTLDPAPIFTETVDLDGVPDGYEAMSNREAIKVLVKPWD from the coding sequence GTGAGAGCAGCAGTCTACCACGGCCCCGGCGACATCCGCGTCGAGGAGGTCCCGAAACCGGAGATCGAGGAACCGACGGACGCCATCGTGAAGGTGACCCACACGGCTGTGTGTGGGTCGGACCTGTGGTTCTACGAGGGCGACAGCGACCGGGACGCCGGCTCGCGCGTGGGCCACGAGCCGATGGGGGTCGTTGAGGAGGTCGGCGACGACGTGACACGCGTCCAGCCGGGGGACCGGGTGTTGGCACCGTTCCGGATCAGTTGTGGCCAGTGTGAGTTCTGTCGGAAGGGACTCCACACCTCGTGTGTGAACGGCGACGGGTGGAGCGGCGACAACGGCGGCGGGCAGGGCGAGTACGTCCGGTCGCGCCACGCCGACGGGACGCTCGTCCGCGTGCCGGACCGCTACGCCGACGACGAGGAGACGCTGCGGTCCCTACTCCCCCTGACGGACGTGATGGGGACGGGTCACCACGCCGCCGTCTCCGCGGGTGTCGAGGCAGGCGACGACTGTGTCGTGATCGGCGACGGCGCGGTCGGACTGTGTGGCGTCCTCGCCGCGCGGCGACTCGGCGCGCGCCGGATCGTCGCCGTCGGCCACCACGAGGACCGCCTCGAACTCGCCGAAGAGTTCGGCGCGACGGACATCGTCGTCGGCGGCGGCGACACGGACGACGGGGAGGCCGCGCTGGCGGCGACCGACGGCGGCGTCGACCACGTACTGGAGTGTGTCGGAGCCGCCTCCGCGATGGAGACCGCGACGACAGTCTGCCGCCCCGGCGGGACGATCGGCTACGTCGGCGTTCCCCACGGGATGAGCGAGGGACTGGACCTGTTCGACTTCTTCGGGCCGAACATCACGCTCGCCGGCGGCGTCGCGCCGGTCCGCGCGTACGCCGAGGAGCTGATGGCGGACGTGCTCGGCGGCACCCTCGATCCAGCGCCGATCTTCACCGAGACCGTCGACTTGGATGGCGTGCCGGACGGCTACGAGGCGATGTCGAACCGCGAGGCGATCAAGGTGCTCGTGAAGCCCTGGGACTGA
- a CDS encoding sugar metabolism cluster protein has protein sequence MSSTIIGLSAETKRLLDTLKRDDESYEAVIRRLALRDRWTGFGAFEEADADDAAAGLAAVRADLEAESADRIERLAER, from the coding sequence GTGTCCAGTACGATCATCGGGCTCTCGGCGGAGACGAAGCGACTGCTCGACACACTGAAACGGGACGACGAGAGCTACGAGGCGGTGATCCGGCGGCTGGCGCTGCGCGACAGGTGGACGGGGTTCGGGGCGTTCGAGGAGGCGGACGCCGACGACGCGGCGGCGGGACTCGCGGCGGTTCGCGCGGACCTCGAGGCGGAGTCGGCCGACCGGATCGAGCGACTCGCCGAGCGGTGA
- a CDS encoding antitoxin VapB family protein, with amino-acid sequence MSTSIRVSDDTKRMLERLKRDEETFDELLERLAQSEQPIDVGAWGAERADRARDAVRRSRESFEQ; translated from the coding sequence GTGAGCACGTCGATCCGCGTCTCCGACGACACGAAACGGATGCTGGAGCGTCTCAAGCGGGACGAAGAGACGTTCGACGAGTTACTCGAACGGCTCGCCCAGAGTGAGCAGCCGATCGACGTCGGTGCGTGGGGTGCAGAGCGGGCGGATCGTGCGCGTGATGCCGTACGGCGATCTCGGGAGAGTTTCGAGCAGTGA
- a CDS encoding PIN domain-containing protein encodes MTFLDSSIVIDMLEGVPEVVEYVEDRGQPYLTSSLCVFEVVDGEVGSGTTDVDAVRAEFGGVRALDLDEQVALEAGRMQDQLMDDGERMATRDLLVAATARSTGDELVVADGDFETRVLTDLMDVTNLRE; translated from the coding sequence GTGACGTTCCTCGACTCGTCGATCGTCATCGACATGCTCGAGGGCGTGCCGGAGGTCGTCGAGTACGTCGAAGACCGCGGCCAGCCCTACCTCACCTCGTCGCTGTGCGTGTTCGAGGTCGTCGACGGTGAAGTCGGCTCCGGAACCACCGACGTAGACGCGGTCCGGGCGGAGTTCGGTGGTGTCCGGGCGCTCGACCTCGACGAGCAGGTGGCACTGGAGGCGGGCCGGATGCAAGACCAGCTGATGGACGACGGTGAACGTATGGCTACGCGTGATCTCCTCGTCGCTGCGACTGCGCGATCTACCGGTGACGAACTCGTCGTCGCCGACGGCGACTTCGAGACACGAGTCCTCACGGATCTGATGGACGTGACGAACCTCAGGGAGTAG
- a CDS encoding SDR family NAD(P)-dependent oxidoreductase, which yields MTATTESEDAALVTGASSGIGAALALEVAADGYDLVLTARREAKLEAVASEAREQYGVAATVLPQDLAEPDGAASLADRVAATDHRIDRLINSAGFPTYGPATETDPETARDQVTVNATALTELTVRLAAPMAERRHGGVVNVGSAAGYYPAPRTAVYAASKAYVNHFSRAVAAELEPLGVTVSVVCPTAVDTEFVERGGMAESGVDDGLTHDPVDVARTTWNGHLDGERVIFPDLKDRLVGFTPRLLPHRVVTSLGGSAFDDGTFPFLADE from the coding sequence GTGACAGCCACGACCGAGTCCGAAGACGCGGCGCTCGTGACCGGGGCGTCGAGTGGAATCGGGGCGGCACTGGCGCTGGAGGTCGCCGCCGACGGCTACGATCTGGTGCTCACGGCCCGCCGCGAGGCGAAACTCGAAGCCGTCGCGAGCGAGGCACGCGAGCAGTACGGCGTCGCCGCGACGGTGCTCCCCCAGGACCTCGCCGAGCCGGACGGCGCCGCGTCGCTGGCCGACCGCGTCGCCGCCACGGACCACCGGATCGACCGCCTGATAAACAGCGCCGGCTTCCCGACCTACGGCCCGGCGACGGAGACCGATCCGGAGACTGCCCGCGACCAGGTCACCGTGAACGCGACGGCGCTGACGGAGTTGACCGTACGACTCGCGGCGCCGATGGCCGAGCGCAGACACGGCGGCGTCGTCAACGTCGGATCGGCGGCGGGCTACTACCCCGCGCCACGGACCGCCGTCTACGCGGCGAGCAAGGCGTACGTCAACCACTTCTCGCGAGCCGTCGCGGCGGAACTAGAACCGCTCGGCGTCACCGTCTCCGTCGTCTGTCCGACCGCCGTCGACACGGAGTTCGTCGAACGCGGCGGGATGGCCGAGAGTGGCGTCGACGACGGCCTCACTCACGACCCGGTCGACGTGGCGCGGACGACGTGGAACGGGCACCTGGACGGCGAGCGCGTGATCTTCCCGGACTTGAAGGACAGACTCGTCGGGTTCACACCGCGGCTGCTCCCCCACCGCGTCGTCACCTCGTTGGGCGGGAGCGCGTTCGACGACGGAACCTTCCCGTTCCTCGCGGACGAGTGA